The Streptomyces sp. NBC_00236 DNA window GGGCGCTGGCGGTCAGCTCCGACAACGAGGCCAACCTGGCGGCGCTGGCCGAGCTGTGGTTCGGCGGCCTCGGCGACGCCCGCAGCTTCCTCTACCTCACCGGCGAGATCGGCGTCGGCGGTGCGCTGGTGCTCCGGGGCGAACTGCTGCGGGGTGCCCACGGTTTCGCGGGGGAGGTCGGGCACGTGGTCGTCGACCCGGACGGGCCGCTGTGCGGGTGCGGCGCCCGGGGCTGTCTTGAGCAGTACGCCGGTCAGGCGGCCCTGCTACGGGCTGCCGGCATCGACCCGGCCGCGGGGGTGCGCGGACTGGGGGAGCTGGAGAAGCGGGCGAGGTCGGACGACCCGGATACGCTGGAGGTGCTGCGGGCGGCCGGGGACCGCATGGGCGTGGTGCTGGCCGGGGCGGTCAACCTCTTCGACCTGGACACCGTCGTGCTCGGCGGCGTCTACCGCGACCTGATGCCGTGGCTCGCCGGGGCGGCCCAGGCACAGCTCGCGGACCGGGTCGTCTCGGGGCGGTGGCGCAGCGACGGCGGCGGGCTGCGGGCCTCCTCGCTCTCCGGCGACGCGGCACGGGGCGCGGCGGCCCGTGTCGTGCGCGAGGTCCTGGCGGACCCGGCGGCGTACGCGGCGCGCTGAGGGGCCCGGGCAAGGAACAGCCCCCGTCCGCAGCAGGGCGAACGGGGGCAGGACCGGATGAGGCAGGACCGGACTACTTCCGGTGGGCCGCGATCAGCTCCTGATACCAGCGGTAGCTGTCCTTCGGCGTGCGCTCCAGCGTGTCGTAGTCGACCCGGATGATCCCGAACCGCTTCGCGTACCCGAGCGCCCACTCGAAGTTGTCCAGCAGCGACCACACGTAGTAGCCGCGCACGTCGACGCCCGCGTCCATCGCCGCCCGCAGCGCCGTCAGATGCGTCTGCAGGTACTCGACGCGGTCCGCGTCGTGCACCGAGCCGTCGGCGTCCACGGAGTCGAACTCCGCCGAGCCGTTCTCCGTGATGTGCACCGGCGGCAGCGCGTCGCCGTACGTCTGCTTCAGCGCGGTCAGCAGGTCGGTGAAGGACTCGGGCACGACCGGCCAGTTCATCGCCGTCTTGCGGACGCCCCGGTACTCGCCCTCGCTGTACCGGTTGTCGGTGGCGACCCGCAGGGCCGGGTCGGCCTCGCGGTGCGGGGCGGCGGCGACCACGATGGGGCGGTAGTAGTTGATGCCCAGGAAGTCCATCGGCTCGGAGATGAGCTCCAGGTCGCCCTC harbors:
- a CDS encoding ROK family transcriptional regulator, coding for MTTIRPPSPGTKAGAESVRRNNLGLVLRAVLEEGEVTRARVAARVGLTRAAVSSLVEELLALGHLTESGKTFSGSAGRPGTVLKVSETGPAGLGVEINIDYVSVCAVGLTGTDRVRVTEHIDNRNTPPAEVLAHAARLTNRVITATGEQGLRAVGVELALPGLVSGGMVRQAPNLGWYRVAAEGIFGQALSTLRPAGRALAVSSDNEANLAALAELWFGGLGDARSFLYLTGEIGVGGALVLRGELLRGAHGFAGEVGHVVVDPDGPLCGCGARGCLEQYAGQAALLRAAGIDPAAGVRGLGELEKRARSDDPDTLEVLRAAGDRMGVVLAGAVNLFDLDTVVLGGVYRDLMPWLAGAAQAQLADRVVSGRWRSDGGGLRASSLSGDAARGAAARVVREVLADPAAYAAR